A stretch of the Ensifer sp. PDNC004 genome encodes the following:
- a CDS encoding DNA translocase FtsK, which translates to MSRSNPAALDSRSNRFVLTTFVWRQIASLAGFALFGALALAVAALSTWNVADPSFSYATSQAPTNVLGYTGAAFADIFMQFFGLASVVALLPAVAWALVLIGGKRFDKVFKRLGLWFVGSVLAGAALSCVPAPITWPLPNGLGGVFGDMILRFPALFTGAFPTGTLATILACIFAVPAAWCLVYSAGLIGVSDEEEEEEIAEPTPSKARTVRDELDEDDSEGPFTLLMGSFAHMRYTMHARMRRIFGMSGTRATPKRQYDEPYDFNNDEFGTLNEPARPKPMAAGDRIEPSLDRSERRILTPPPIMADDEDDDMPFDIDERRPAGILPDDEDYDPAADWAPKAAPPKQGLPNGGSRVVTPGPRPKTGQRIEREAQRSFVEDNDGDFTLPPMHFLAEPKNVSRDASLSPDALEQNARMLEGVLEDFGVKGEIIHVRPGPVVTLYELEPAPGIKSSRVIGLADDIARSMSAIAARVAVVPGRNAIGIELPNQRRETVYLRELIGSRDFETSKARLAMALGKTIGGEPVVADLAKMPHLLVAGTTGSGKSVAINTMILSLLYRLSPDQCRLIMIDPKMLELSVYDGIPHLLSPVVTDPKKAVVALKWTVREMEERYKKMSKIGVRNIDGFNSRVEQALAKGEQITRTVQTGFDRQTGEAMYETEEFDLAPMPYIVVIIDEMADLMMVAGKDIEGAVQRLAQMARAAGIHVIMATQRPSVDVITGTIKANFPTRISFQVTSKIDSRTILGEQGAEQLLGMGDMLYMAGGGRIQRVHGPFVSDTEVEEVVAYLKTQGVPQYLDAITEDDDEDGEGGGPAGTSNLADSDDPYDQAVAVVLRDGKASTSYVQRRLGIGYNRAASLIERMEQEGIIGPANHAGKREILVPTEE; encoded by the coding sequence GTGGAATGTCGCCGATCCAAGCTTCTCCTACGCCACGTCACAAGCGCCGACCAACGTGCTCGGTTACACCGGCGCTGCCTTTGCCGACATCTTCATGCAGTTCTTCGGGCTGGCCAGCGTCGTCGCCCTCCTGCCGGCCGTCGCCTGGGCCCTGGTGCTGATCGGCGGCAAGCGTTTCGACAAGGTCTTCAAGCGCCTCGGTCTCTGGTTCGTCGGTTCCGTGCTTGCCGGCGCAGCACTCAGCTGTGTTCCCGCCCCCATCACCTGGCCGCTGCCCAACGGTCTCGGCGGCGTCTTCGGCGACATGATCCTGCGTTTCCCGGCGCTCTTTACCGGCGCCTTCCCGACCGGCACGCTTGCGACCATTCTTGCCTGTATCTTCGCCGTCCCCGCCGCCTGGTGCCTGGTCTATAGCGCCGGCCTGATCGGCGTCAGCGACGAGGAGGAGGAAGAGGAAATCGCCGAGCCGACGCCGAGCAAGGCGCGCACCGTGCGCGACGAACTGGACGAGGACGACAGCGAAGGCCCCTTCACCCTGCTGATGGGCTCCTTTGCCCATATGCGCTACACCATGCACGCGCGCATGCGCCGCATCTTCGGCATGAGCGGCACCCGCGCCACGCCCAAGCGCCAGTACGACGAGCCCTATGATTTCAACAACGACGAGTTCGGCACGCTGAACGAGCCCGCCCGGCCGAAGCCGATGGCCGCCGGCGACCGCATCGAGCCCTCGCTCGACCGCTCCGAGCGCCGCATCCTCACCCCGCCGCCGATCATGGCCGACGACGAGGATGACGACATGCCCTTCGACATCGACGAGCGCCGCCCCGCCGGCATTCTGCCCGACGACGAAGACTACGATCCGGCTGCCGACTGGGCGCCGAAGGCGGCGCCGCCGAAGCAGGGCCTGCCCAACGGCGGCTCGCGCGTCGTCACGCCGGGTCCCCGCCCGAAGACCGGCCAGCGGATCGAACGCGAAGCCCAGCGCTCCTTCGTCGAAGACAACGACGGCGACTTCACACTGCCGCCGATGCATTTCCTCGCCGAGCCGAAGAATGTCAGCCGCGACGCCTCGCTCTCGCCCGATGCGCTGGAGCAGAACGCCCGCATGCTCGAAGGCGTGCTCGAAGACTTCGGCGTCAAGGGCGAGATCATCCACGTTCGCCCCGGCCCGGTCGTTACACTCTACGAACTGGAACCGGCGCCCGGCATCAAGTCCTCCCGCGTCATTGGCCTTGCCGACGATATCGCCCGCTCGATGAGCGCGATCGCGGCCCGCGTCGCCGTCGTTCCCGGCCGCAATGCCATCGGCATCGAACTGCCGAACCAGAGGCGCGAAACCGTCTATCTGCGCGAACTCATCGGCTCGCGCGACTTCGAAACCTCCAAGGCCCGCCTTGCCATGGCGCTCGGCAAGACGATCGGCGGCGAGCCCGTCGTTGCCGATCTCGCCAAGATGCCGCATCTGCTCGTCGCCGGTACCACCGGCTCCGGCAAATCGGTCGCGATCAACACCATGATCCTGTCGCTGCTCTATCGGCTGAGCCCCGATCAGTGCCGCCTGATCATGATCGACCCGAAGATGCTCGAACTCTCCGTTTATGACGGCATCCCGCACCTGCTTTCGCCTGTCGTGACCGACCCCAAGAAGGCGGTCGTCGCACTGAAGTGGACGGTGCGCGAGATGGAAGAGCGCTACAAGAAGATGTCGAAGATCGGCGTGCGCAACATCGACGGCTTCAACAGCCGCGTCGAGCAGGCGCTTGCCAAGGGCGAGCAAATCACCCGCACAGTGCAGACCGGCTTCGACCGCCAGACCGGCGAAGCCATGTACGAGACGGAAGAATTCGATCTGGCGCCGATGCCCTACATCGTCGTCATCATCGACGAAATGGCCGACCTGATGATGGTCGCCGGCAAGGACATCGAAGGCGCCGTGCAGCGGCTCGCGCAGATGGCCCGCGCCGCCGGCATCCACGTCATCATGGCGACCCAGCGCCCCTCGGTCGACGTCATCACCGGCACGATCAAGGCGAACTTCCCGACGCGCATCTCGTTCCAGGTGACCTCGAAGATCGACAGCCGTACCATCCTTGGTGAACAGGGCGCCGAACAGCTGCTCGGCATGGGCGACATGCTCTACATGGCCGGTGGCGGCCGCATCCAGCGCGTCCACGGCCCCTTCGTCTCCGACACCGAGGTCGAAGAGGTCGTCGCCTATCTGAAGACGCAAGGCGTACCGCAATATCTCGATGCCATCACCGAGGATGACGACGAGGATGGCGAGGGCGGCGGCCCCGCCGGCACCTCCAATCTCGCCGATTCCGACGATCCCTACGACCAGGCGGTCGCCGTCGTTCTGCGCGACGGCAAGGCCTCCACGTCCTACGTGCAGCGTCGCCTCGGGATCGGTTACAATCGTGCCGCATCGCTGATCGAGCGCATGGAGCAGGAAGGCATCATCGGCCCGGCGAACCACGCCGGCAAGCGCGAGATCCTCGTTCCGACCGAAGAGTAA